One genomic window of Haliotis asinina isolate JCU_RB_2024 chromosome 4, JCU_Hal_asi_v2, whole genome shotgun sequence includes the following:
- the LOC137282353 gene encoding uncharacterized protein, whose translation MDRTGVFILILFLRFSQGKIQAIPQCQTVTVQYTHVTTFDNRMFSRWLLWSKSSVNRNECAIFCLQEKTCVSFQVNSEGSVCRAYAVAFNENSASESAPGYMLFVKEKGFIGSSCQHSTDCSLGNSVCVNSECMCDPGLAFSPQQKSCVSTCTEYGPHYTTIRGYYIGDNNMATYTGVTEQQCMDRCTTHTAFVCRSADRRASDGRCDLSTQTLLTVAASYYRIVSDPTSMVQFSRDCKA comes from the exons ATGGACAGAACTGGCGTCTTCATCCTGATTCTTTTCCTGCGATTTTCGCAAGGTAAAATTCAAGCCATTCCACAGTGCCAGACAGTCACTGTCCAGTACACGCATGTTACGACTTTTGACAATCGGATGTTTTCaaggtggttgttgtggtcAAAATCATCGGTGAACAGAAATGAATGTGCCATCTTCTGTCTCCAAGAGAAAACCTGTGTTAGCTTTCAAGTGAATTCAGAAGGATCAGTGTGCAGAGCTTACGCCGTCGCATTTAACGAGAACTCTGCAAGTGAATCAGCCCCGGGatatatgttgtttgtaaaGGAGAAAG GTTTTATTGGATCTTCCTGTCAGCACAGCACGGACTGTTCCTTGGGAAACTCCGTCTGTGTCAACTCCGAGTGCATGTGTGATCCCGGACTGGCATTCTCACCTCAACAGAAGTCATGTGTTTCAA CTTGTACAGAGTACGGTCCTCATTACACTACAATACGTGGCTACTATATAGGTGATAACAACATGGCTACCTACACAGGTGTGACTGAACAACAGTGCATGGACCGCTGCACCACCCACACCGCCTTCGTCTGTCGATCAGCTGACAGGCGTGCCTCTGACGGAAGATGTGACCTCAGCACCCAAACTCTACTAACTGTTGCCGCATCCTACTACAGAATAGTATCTGATCCTACAAGCATGGTTCAGTTTTCCCGAGACTGCAAAGCCTGA